One window from the genome of Crassostrea angulata isolate pt1a10 chromosome 2, ASM2561291v2, whole genome shotgun sequence encodes:
- the LOC128174413 gene encoding uncharacterized protein LOC128174413 → MKRLLIFKKIVLYIKSYTQSQKQPIGLQIPAETGKLSTIFREKCKPKQMLRKTSEAAPKTSTHSLYFTMKHFPRFHYIYNLIRDCKSRTEKCANGEVKLDKMFKNVFIEIVIIGSFTDDDLHLLTKSAEKKRMPKGKHIWKVKPLVCFANDFFSESNIKKSDLDRENTCHKILIKSDTFCDKIDKTDDSIIIVERNKEQIKETITSCLEEPLHLLLQELLKVLETKGSSKLASGLYAEIEAIQKQLESCTIKDSDVSHVLRSADASSIVPDNIIDFLFRNPGVHSFGIWWNSSFKVFVNETDVKRLRDDLTKMNPSFFTKYKMEIETGKLKDKLLHLMQGDEIQAKIPNEQKFHAGTLGGIVTKADDEKKKYALTCHHLFPEVGERAYTEKFEDIGACLYTTREKSCDFAAIEIDKSFSEKCNETFQNEDRKITNARLFSESVTNVGIVHKIGAATDVTKGRIISSEYYDKLFDDKNRGHVFLVKGIQGNFSEEGDSGSLVFTRSKDAQQTCVYVLGMVYGNKVTVYDDDDDYNDDAGEQKYKNEDDNESLNAFPSSESDNAASNVKEGENISSCYRIHTALELFKENQGEEVKFKDDLSLSSPSTSPEMSSESDNSNEEPSQ, encoded by the exons CTGTCAACTATTTTTCGCGAAAAATGTAAACCAAAACAAATGTTAAGAAAAACCTCAG AGGCAGCCCCAAAGACATCAACTCATTCTCTATATTTCACAATGAAACATTTTCCACGCTTTCATTATATTTACAATCTAATCAGAGATTGCAAATCTCGTACAGAGAAGTGTGCAAATGGGGAAGTTAAGTTagacaaaatgtttaaaaacgtcTTCATCGAAATTGTGATTATTGGAAGTTTTACGGATGACGATCTCCACCTATTAACGAAAAGTGCAG AGAAAAAAAGAATGCCAAAAGGCAAACACATCTGGAAAGTAAAACCACTTGTTTGCTTTGCAAATGATTTTTTCTCCGAATCAAATATAAAG AAAAGTGATTTGGATCGAGAAAATACCTGCCATAAGATACTCATAAAATCCGATACATTTTGTGATAAAATAGACAAGACAGATGATTccattatcatcgtggagaggAACAAAGagcaaataaaagaaacaattacCTCTTGTTTGGAGGAACCGCTACATTTGTTGCTTCAAGAATTGTTGAAAGTCCTCGAAACTAAAGGTTCAAGCAAACTTGCATCGGGGCTTTATGCTGAAATAGAGGCTATCCAAAAACAACTGGAATCTTGCACTATCAAAGACAGCGATGTTTCTCATGTTTTACGCAGCGCTGATGCAAGTTCCATTGTTCCAGACAATATAATAGACTTTCTATTCAG AAACCCCGGGGTACACTCTTTTGGAATTTGGTGGAATTCCTCATTCAAAGTTTTTGTAAATGAGACTGATGTAAAAAGATTGCGGGATGACTTGACAAAGATGAACCCTTCCTTTTTTACCAAATATAAAATGGAAATAGAAACTGGAAAACTTAAAGACAAACTATTGCATCTCATGCAAGGCGATGAAATTCAAGCGAAGATACCAAATGAACAAAAATTTCACGCAGGTACACTGGGCGGAATTGTCACAAAAGCTGACGacgaaaaaaagaaatatgcattGACTTGTCACCATTTATTTCCCGAGGTAGGCGAACGTGCATACACCGAAAAATTTGAAGATATAGGAGCCTGTTTGTATACAACAAGAGAAAAATCTTGTGATTTTGCTGCGATTGAAATTGACAAGTCGTTCTCAGAAAAATGCAATGAAACCTTTCAAAATGAAGACAGGAAAATAACCAATGCACGACTATTTTCAGAAAGTGTAACAAATGTGGGTATCGTTCATAAAATAGGAGCCGCCACGGACGTGACAAAGGGAAGAATTATTAGTTCCGAATATTATGATAAGTTATTTGACGATAAAAATAGGGGGCATGTTTTTCTTGTAAAGGGAATTCAAGGAAACTTTTCTGAAGAGGGTGATAGTGGATCGCTTGTTTTTACCAGATCGAAGGATGCGCAACAAACCTGCGTATATGTCTTGGGTATGGTATACGGCAATAAAGTCACAGtgtatgatgatgatgatgattataATGATGATGCTGGtgagcaaaaatataaaaatgaggATGATAACGAAAGCTTAAACGCGTTTCCTTCTAGCGAAAGCGATAACGCAGCCTCAAATGTCAAAGAAGGTGAAAATATTTCTAGCTGTTACCGAATTCATACTGCTCTTGAACTTTTCAAAGAGAACCAAGGCGAGGAAGTTAAGTTTAAGGACGATTTGTCGTTATCATCGCCTTCAACATCACCTGAAATGTCGTCAGAATCTGACAATTCAAATGAAGAACCATCTCAATAA